The following DNA comes from Fundulus heteroclitus isolate FHET01 chromosome 1, MU-UCD_Fhet_4.1, whole genome shotgun sequence.
tctgCGAAAGAACAAGTAGTAACAGAGTAAAGCTAAcaactgtaaaaatataaaaaggagcGTTTGCCAAACAGCAGCCAGACGATCTTAGGCGACATTTTTCCGTGGCTTAGGCTTTTGCCAGGTCTAAAAATACATGAATGCTGTTTGGACCGACTGCTGCCGCAGAACATCAGGAAAAGCAGCGGGCTGCTTCTTCAAACAGAACATTAAGGCGTTCTGTCGGTACCAGAATAACAGGAAACGGTGGGTGTGCAAACAGACAGCAGGAGAAAACCCCCCCGGATGGTCCTGAGATAAGCAAGAACCTAAGTCAGTACAGCGCACTGATAAGGAAGACAGGAAATCTAATGCAGTTTTATATTGaagtataaatattttattacagaTAAGAGACGTCCTGAGGCCAGTCTGTTACAGTAATGGTTCCCCTTTACACGTTTCTTATTGAAATCGTCAGTTTAACAGTATGATGCGACAAGAAACAGGATTCTACCAAAGATGCCGACCAACAAGCAACATCATTTGAGCGTTAGTCAAAACCGCGTCACCTAAAGTGTGTTTGCAGCCTAACAGAGTGATAACTCCAGACACGACAGAAGTAGGTCACAAGAGACATATGAGCGGAGGAGACGCCAGGCTTAAACGACGAGGAGTCTAGAAATCATTCAGGATTCAGCGTTTTTGCTGCCGACTCTGGACTTTAAGCACTACTCGTACCATTTCTCATCACATCCTCCTTCACAGACCATCTTCCATCGGTTTCTCTGGCACCTCTTTGAATTGGCTCAAATCTTCCCTCTCAGATCGTCAGTTTGTTGACCGTTAGAAGTTCAAATCACAGACCTCCTCAGTCACTTCAGGTGTACCTCAAGGTTGTGTTCTTGGTCCTCTGCTGTTTAATCGTcccatcttcttccacttattTTCAGAAACTGTGGTATTCACTTTCACTGCTATGCGGAGGACATTCAGCTGTTCCTCTGCACTAAGCCCGACATCACCCATCCTTTCCGTCTGCCTCTGGGAAAATCCAGTCATGGTTCGGACAAACTTCCTCAACCTGAACTCCAAGGAAATGGGATTTCTCCTTGTTGgcggcagtgttgtagtcaagtcactatgcctcgagtccgaatccaggttcgagtctccagtgttcaagtccgagtcaagtccaagtcgttaaaaaaaaaatcagagttgagtccgagtcgagtcactattgatccaagtcgagtccaagttccgcagtGAAAATTAacgttcgttgtaggaacatgccgtgacgtgtgatgtatgacatgaagcagtaacattccattgcactaataatttagatattaaaatcatacaccaaataatattctaatgacatattaaaattagggctgggcaagttaacgcgttaattcattacactattaacggcaatatttattttatcgcgcattaacgcatgttgctcacatgctttcagtcagtgtcagtcagcactctcccgctccccctcccctctcgtacatggctcagcggcgccagccaatcagcacgcaggctcagcctggcccgcccactcagctctcacacaaccttaacacacaaacagctgagagagaccgcagcagcaaaaaaacatgtagaagtagcaccgtttggctttattttaataccgtaaatgaaatcaagctgtatgttttgtaaaaagccggttcatttcagtggaaacacaacaaatttatttaagcacgtgaaaaaacatgaaaacgtcgagccccagaaacggagagaggagacgaaacttctctcactgccccgacagactcACAGACGTCtgtgactgaggcgtttcagtcctccatggaacatccaggtagatcagtggatggatggatggatggatggatggatggatggatggatggatggatggatggatggatggatggatggatggatggatggatgttactggagcccacacataacatgtaattaagaccttgaaagaacccagtacatatattaaaaagtgttatttaagataagataaaattagctaatccttttttatcccacgacggggaaatttataggattaaagcaacaggcaggtgcacacaacacagacaaaattacataaggattgaaatatataagaggtggattagcgaaaaaacactgaacataacattattattattattattattatttaattgtaataataaaataaaaaccacaaaacccaaaaggtcaacagtttcatgatacatcaagcttagggactggctaatatacagcaggtcaaaaaagaccatattttggctgcagtgcttgctgttctcttatgaagaaaagatcaagtagtgcactaaattcaatagatgggttgaaaatatccagtataaaataagtgctacaaatgttacaacacttttgttcatatggcagcagaacattaaaataaaagtgctctttacactacttttgaattcattcttggagtttgtaaatacaatgcgattaatcgcgattaatcgcgattaatcagggcgattaatcgcgattaaatattttaatcgttgcccagccctaattaaaattatagactaatgatacaaaaaaaagtgaagtctttttctcaatttccgagtcagaatgatctgaatgtaggagtccgagtcatcagtgctcaagtccaagtcaagtcacgagtctctaaatttagctaatgactcaaACTCGAGTTCCGAGTCTcagactcgagtactacaacactgagtTGGCGctaagtccactttaaccaaatgtAACAGTTCCACAATTATAGTGGATTCCTCGGTTTCTCTCCTCAAGCTAAGAatctgggtgtcatccttgatGTCAGTAGCACAACTTGGTCTGTATATTTTGACCAACCATCTTTGTTCCATCTCTTACACCCACCTACCTTGGCCAGCCAGTCTTACACAgcatatcagtctggaaagacGCAGGTAGAGCCCGATTACAAATCAGGACTTACAGAGTCAGCGGAaacaggttagaaccaatcagagaactACGGACGTGACGCACCCTCTAAGAAACACGCTCCGTTTTAGCTCTTAGAGCAGCTAgttgttgagtttttaaagatgtcttcagctcattcaggacataataaaaggcatcaataaaacattgcatcttgactgttatggttacagaagagcgctgctgcattatgggtaaagaGTGAGGCAGCATTAATCTCCAGCCTGTCCTGACCAACAAGTTGTGTGTTGAATACAGATGGCGTTAGTCAGTCTGGCTGGACAGGCTAATACGCACCAGCACAGCCATTTTCatcaatgcatttattaattagatTACCATCTACCTTCTTTCAGGTCTTCCTCCTAAATCAGTCAAACTTCAACTTGTCCTGACCACAACACTACGATCATTCCTAGAACCCCCTCCATAGAACACTCCTGTAACTAGGATTCTCCGTCCTCATTTAAAGCTAATCTCAAAACTTAATTCTTCAAGCTTTCTTATTCTGCCCAATctcatttattatattattgtttGATTGAatgatttgttattttattgttttgtattgtattttttccttgtttGGTGACCTTGAGTGACTTTAAAAGGTGCAGAGCATAAGGGAATGGCTAAAAAGTGATATACACTCGCCGGCCACCACCTGCTTGacaacaataagaaaataagCCCTTCGCATGGCAGTCACTTGATGCATCCAGACACGGTGAAGACAGCTCAGTAAAGTTCAACCTGGTGTCAGAATGGGGAGAAGAGAGGACTAAATGTGGCCTGAGTGTTGGTGCCAGAcaggctggtctgagtatttcagaaactgctgatctactgggattttacACACAACCATCTCTTGGGTTTAACAAAGGAAGGTCTGAAAAAGACAATTATCCAGTGAGCAGCAGTTCTGAGGACAAAGACGTCTTGTTGAGTCCATGGCAGAATGGGCAGACTGGTTCGATAGAAACTCAACAGCAGCTCAAACAGCCACTCGACAAACAAGGTTGGGATCCAGCGGCTGAAGGCCACAGCGAGTGCCACCCGtgtctgctaaaaaaaaaaaaaacaacaacaacaggaaactgaggctacaattaaCCCAGACTAACCATGGTGACGCATCAGTAAATGCCCCGGTGGCCAGTCCACCCTGAAACCCTCTTTTATTGGCCTATTGGTAGAAATACCAGCTTCAAGGCCAGAAACCAACAATCAgagataaaataatgaaaaattaaGTGACAGCATGGCAATGTTTATAGCACAGTAGGTATACCTCTCAACACCCTAACTGCACAGTTCCCACACTGCTTATGGACCAATGTTTAAAAAGAGTAAATATTTCTATGCAATTTTCTCAGGTCTAATTTGAGCCATATTTTAGATAAATCAGACAAGAATTAAGGGAGTTACAACCTTTTTTTAACAGGAGTGTGCTCATCCGCTTCAGAACAGCATGGTTTTATTGAGAGGACTCAACGCATTGCAATAAAAGTAAAACCGCTTTTTACCTGAATTTGAAATGCTCTTGTCAGGGGATTTATCCAGAAGTATTTGCATAGAGTGAGTCTCAGTCCAGTGTTAACGTTTGttttttcagctgatccaaaaaacTTCATTGCACCACCAGCACAATAAACTGAatactgttgttttttaatctatGGGGGACAAACAGTCATGGTACTCCCTATTCATCTTTGAcgcttttaaaaaggaaagcaatctcagaatatatataaaacacttcCAGCTGACAAAACCATGGAGCTGTGGTTTCCTCTATAACcccccaataaaacaaaacctttaatCAGAACCCAGTCTGACAGTTAAGATGACGACTTCCCTATAAAGTAAACCCACTGGAGCTCTAAACTACATCGACCATAGAAGAgacgagaaaaaaaacaactttgcagCTTATTTTACCTGCTTGTTTGCCTTGAGGACCGTTCGCAGGGTTGCAATCTGCTCTCTCTTTGTGCTGAGGAGAGATTTCAGTTTGAGGACTTCCTCCAGAAGGCTTTCGGTATCTGGCTCCGACTCCTCGCTGCTGCTGAGCCCCGAGTACGGCATGGCTCCTCTCTGGCGGCAGAGGTCCACGGCCACCTGAGAGGACACACGACCACAGCGGCTGATAAAACGGGAATTCAAGAgcacttttttcattttaaaactttaaaataacttgtttttcaaaaacattagatctctTAGACGCTGCAAAAATGATTTGGGTTCATTTTCTTAATACTATAGCAGCATTTTACTCTTTCCAGCTTGTGTTTCACTGTAGAGAAAGATCAAATGTGAATTTTCCAGTGTTTCAGACTCTGTTTGTTCAGAAGGATTATGTGCTCCTGAGGCCAGGACTCAACTTTGACCCCCGGTAATCCCGTCCATTCAAACCAACGCGTGAAGGCACGTGTCAACAAAGCCCAGAACGGGCGCTGGATTTGTGCAGACGGGAGAGGTAGTCGAGAGCATTAGAGGCCTGAGTACAAGGAAAACTGTAAATGAGGAgaagcttttattctgaagggCAGCCTGGCTTTCAGTCTCAGTCTAGAAAAACTAACTCAAGCTTTCTGGTAgagctgaacgattttggaaaataatctaattgcgatttttttttttcctaaatattgcgatttaatgcgattttttttccagtttaatttatcatgtctttttaaatatatacaaacaacaaatcaatttgtttcctcgctgtgcagattagttgcaaAAAgaccttttaatgtttctattaatcagaacattgttcaagagaacagcttttagttgatttggacgtCAAACCTTGTTggacataaagtgcaaccaacaagcaagtctatgtattaaactgattgacctgtacttaatgctatgtatgattatataaactctaaaacaagtaatacaattagattatctcactgctgcaactgtcttcccttccatttggaggcaaacccactttaaacattttaccaacacctaatggacgtgtctaattccctaattgttacatagccaaaaattgcagactctgccaTTTGGAAAtcgcgtttttttttaaaatcgcgattatattgaaaatgcgatttaattgtccagccctactttctGGCATTAGTCTGACACGCGTGTCGCCTTACCCTGAGGTGCTTGATCTGGCAACGGATGACGGCCACCAGGTTGGACACGTTGGAGGGGTCCCTGAAGTCCAGAGTCGGGGATCCGGGGCACGTCAGAGCGTCTCCGCTGGCTCCGGCGCTGTCCACCTCTCCCATGAACTGCAGCGCCGCGGCTTTGGAGATGAACATGTCGTTAGGCCGAGGCTTCTTCTGCGCGTTGTGCTGGGCGAAGACGTGGTGCGGCCGCCGCAGCCCTCCGCCGCCCCCCCTGGCGCTGTCCCGGTAGTAGTCCAGGGTGACCCGCTTGGGGGTAATGTTGTTGCACACGCAGATGTGGTGGTAGAGATTGGAGAGCTCCTCGGAGAAGGCCAGCAGCTCTTCCTGGGCGACGCTCAGGTGCCCTTCAGAGTCGGTGGCCACTTTGCGCGTGGCTCCGATCTCCTTCTCCAGCTCGCTGATGCGCTCCTGGTCCTGCTTGCTGGACTTGATGCACTGACGGATCTTGTCGGCCAGCTCCTGGGCCTCCCCCCTCCAGCGGTCCTTCTCCTGCTTGTACCGCTGCTCCAGGGTGTTGTAGCGGGCTCCCGCCTGAGAGAGCTCGTCCCGCAGCTTCACCAGCTCCTCGCTGGCCGCGCGCATCCGGGCCTCCAGCACCTCCTTGCTCTTGGTGTCCACCTCGTAGTCGAAGCCTTCGGCGCCGTCCTCTCCCGTTTCCACCGTCTGCTTCTCCTCGGCCTCCTGGGTTTGATGGCGACTCATCTGCGCAGCTTCCAGCTGCTGCGTGAGCGAGCCGACCCTGTCCTCCTGCTGACTCAGCGCCTGTTTGGACATCATCAGCTGCATTTGCAGTTCCTCCACTTTGCTAGTCAGACTGGACTTCTCCCTTTCTACCTGGaaatacacacaaacaaaacataaacaggtGCAAAGCCATCCTTTTTATTCAGATAATTGGAAATGCCTTCATTTCAATGAAGTCTTTGACCCAGgcgccccctcccctcttccTCTAGATGCATTTTTAATGTTCCCACATTCAGTTCCCGAGTCCAAACATCTGACAGGAGGCCCAACCCAAACCCCAACCCCCATCTTAAGTGCGTCATGAATAATTCACCACCTCCAAACAAAGAGAAACCCAATATGCTCTTAATTCTCCGACACGGGATTTCCTTTGGCAAAGCTGTGTTGAAAACAATCGGGAGTGGACTAAATTTCTCCGTAAAGCAGTTGTTGTGCATTAACGCTCGTCCTGCATCCAGCATAGGCCAGATGTGGTCTGGAACAGGAAGTGCCAGCTAGCAGCTTAGTCACACGGACTGAATCGTGCCGGAGCGTTGTCACTCGGGACAACGCAGGGGATGCTGGTGTTTAACTGAGCCTGAGCAGACCAAGAGAACATCGCCTTCCATCTCCAATGCTAAATAAGTGAATAAATATGAGGTTACGTGATTTGTTTCAGTAGATGCCAAACATTTAGACACAATTACCCATTAAAAAGGAATATATAGGTTACTTCTGAATAGATTAGACTCAGTACTAGAAGAGAAGGATGTGAAAACGTATGATCCTCTCAacggtttgttgttgttgatattgcgtcacacttaaatgtttcagatcacacAATTTTTTCATATCAGCTAAAGTTACCCcgagcaaattaaaacaaaccctcccccccaaaaaaacaggaaattagCAACTGGTTGAGCAACCGAGCGTATGCAGAAACCGACAATGACAACTGTGGAGCATCCTGGCCCACCGTTCTTCGGCTTTAATACAGCCAGACTGACCAGAAATGACCTTTAAGATCAAGCAGCAGCATTTACTTTGGATTTAAGTTGAACTTTGACTCGATTCCCTTaattccttaaaaataaaagcttaattttgtcttctttaaaaacttaaaatggaCGACACATTTTAACATCATTAAGTAGGGCTGGGGAATATGGAGCAAACATAATAGCTCAATATTTTTATTAGGTAGACGAAATTCATcttgatatatttttattttcatgaagtaattataaaaaggcatctctgaatcaaatcTTTATCCCAAACGTCTCACAGGCAGattttttaacagacagctgtagataaataagagaaacagctgaaaaataacctactggaatacataaaagtataattataacgcaacatagaccatctcgatataaacgATATATTCTCATCTTATATCCCTTTTAAAATCGAGTTATACTGCCCAGCGCTGCCATTAAGGTGGCATTTGTAAAAGTAGTCGGGCTTGTTCTGTGGCCTACctgcagaagctgctgcttcagtTTCTGACTGTCTGAGAAGTGCAGCTCGCTCAGCAGGTCAGACACCAAGCCTGACGCTGGAGCGCGCAGGAATACGTCGCCGCCGCCGCTGCGTGCCGAGGAGTAGCGCTGCACGAGGCCGTTGCTTTTAGAGCCGGGCGCGGACGCGGAGCCGTTTGTGTGACTGCTGTCCGGGTTCTCTTCCTGGGCCCCGGCCTCCCCCCCCTGGCCCTCCTCCTGGCTGTCGTCCAGCTGATCCAAATGGAGCTCCAGGTTCCCGACGGAATCGAACGGGTTGAGGGTCAGGGCGGAGAGCTCCCGCCGCAGGCTGTTCTTCTGCTCCCGCTCCTCTTTCAGGGCTTCCAGGGCCTCGTCCAGCTGCCTCTCTGCTATCTCCCTCAGCCGCGCAGCTTCTTCCAGCTGCGCTCGCAGCTCCTCCTGCTCTTCGTTCTTCTGGGAGAGCTCGA
Coding sequences within:
- the zgc:162200 gene encoding protein bicaudal D homolog 2 isoform X2 yields the protein MLEADADLAGGEAEEAADADMGGRDLKAEVMRLTLELQEATEEKLQAARYGLVVLEESAALKMKHTQLEEEHESLKMELQQLREAFADSVSSHKRAAADGECREESLLQETASKEAAMATQLEEVQAELKQARLALGNAHAEIDRLGGLSTQLKKECECLEGEKTHLRDEMKEYKVRELRQLQDSSELEEENISLQKQVSVLKENQVEFESIKLELSQKNEEQEELRAQLEEAARLREIAERQLDEALEALKEEREQKNSLRRELSALTLNPFDSVGNLELHLDQLDDSQEEGQGGEAGAQEENPDSSHTNGSASAPGSKSNGLVQRYSSARSGGGDVFLRAPASGLVSDLLSELHFSDSQKLKQQLLQVEREKSSLTSKVEELQMQLMMSKQALSQQEDRVGSLTQQLEAAQMSRHQTQEAEEKQTVETGEDGAEGFDYEVDTKSKEVLEARMRAASEELVKLRDELSQAGARYNTLEQRYKQEKDRWRGEAQELADKIRQCIKSSKQDQERISELEKEIGATRKVATDSEGHLSVAQEELLAFSEELSNLYHHICVCNNITPKRVTLDYYRDSARGGGGGLRRPHHVFAQHNAQKKPRPNDMFISKAAALQFMGEVDSAGASGDALTCPGSPTLDFRDPSNVSNLVAVIRCQIKHLRVAVDLCRQRGAMPYSGLSSSEESEPDTESLLEEVLKLKSLLSTKREQIATLRTVLKANKQTAELALSNLKTKYETEKSMVSETMMKLRNELKALKEDAATFSSLRVMFASRAETLPPSLQTPSNP
- the zgc:162200 gene encoding protein bicaudal D homolog 2 isoform X1, giving the protein MLEADADLAGGEAEEAADADMGGRDLKAEVMRLTLELQEATEEKLQAARYGLVVLEESAALKMKHTQLEEEHESLKMELQQLREAFADSVSSHKRAAADGECREESLLQETASKEAAMATQLEEVQAELKQARLALGNAHAEIDRLGGLSTQLKKECECLEGEKTHLRDEMKEYKVRELRQLQDSSELEEENISLQKQVSVLKENQVEFESIKLELSQKNEEQEELRAQLEEAARLREIAERQLDEALEALKEEREQKNSLRRELSALTLNPFDSVGNLELHLDQLDDSQEEGQGGEAGAQEENPDSSHTNGSASAPGSKSNGLVQRYSSARSGGGDVFLRAPASGLVSDLLSELHFSDSQKLKQQLLQVEREKSSLTSKVEELQMQLMMSKQALSQQEDRVGSLTQQLEAAQMSRHQTQEAEEKQTVETGEDGAEGFDYEVDTKSKEVLEARMRAASEELVKLRDELSQAGARYNTLEQRYKQEKDRWRGEAQELADKIRQCIKSSKQDQERISELEKEIGATRKVATDSEGHLSVAQEELLAFSEELSNLYHHICVCNNITPKRVTLDYYRDSARGGGGGLRRPHHVFAQHNAQKKPRPNDMFISKAAALQFMGEVDSAGASGDALTCPGSPTLDFRDPSNVSNLVAVIRCQIKHLRVAVDLCRQRGAMPYSGLSSSEESEPDTESLLEEVLKLKSLLSTKREQIATLRTVLKANKQTAELALSNLKTKYETEKSMVSETMMKLRNELKALKEDAATFSSLRVMFASRCDQYVTQLDEMQRQLAAAEDEKKTLNTLLRMAIQQKLALTQRLEDLEAPQAPRSLNSSPRRSRAKELATKSGRASRSPRSSPGRPQLRSSPRASPVLGSSVPASATHHLRALTRSLHTSPR